One region of uncultured Methanolobus sp. genomic DNA includes:
- the casA gene encoding type I-E CRISPR-associated protein Cse1/CasA produces MTSFNLLTEDWIPVQKQGQFETISLKRLLCNDEDWQICLSRDDMEMAALQLVVCIVQVVFMPDDEDDLLDAYSEPMSEMDYEKGIVPFMEWFDLLHPEYPFMQRVDVKASKIKSPQALLTGLPEKTSTSASSHKFFNDIEDVNTLDMNIATIALFNRALNSPPEGGGFKGSLRGGAPATTLIAGKSLRQTIWCNILTKETVQRTYPDFAVNPENDLPTWIDPIVPKSEFYSYQIGFRRGLFWQPAKIKLVVGSSKVIGIISEKMTYQLRDEPEHRWLHPHSPKKWRIGKDSRKETYLSFTTTAPAWTQLTNILIKEDMDKEGHEPPLVIIQYRDIFRGKSLQLIIGGYRNNQAKIEQRRHEIMSISQGWDSKTGQENIKYIISLSLSYKSELRKKLYGVAKKIGGENGVVGLSDRGQDLFYQQSESLIHSYISQMDWQQADHKMFTFKKSLTMLCRNIFDQLMLPYEHDPKFLSSIVVSRARLNASLKEIGEN; encoded by the coding sequence ATGACGAGTTTTAATTTACTAACAGAGGATTGGATTCCAGTCCAAAAGCAAGGGCAGTTTGAAACTATCAGCCTGAAGCGTTTGCTTTGTAATGATGAGGACTGGCAGATCTGCCTGTCTCGTGATGATATGGAAATGGCTGCTTTACAACTGGTAGTTTGTATTGTGCAAGTTGTTTTCATGCCGGATGATGAAGATGATTTGTTAGATGCTTATAGCGAACCGATGAGTGAAATGGACTATGAGAAAGGAATAGTACCATTTATGGAATGGTTCGATTTACTGCATCCTGAATATCCATTCATGCAGCGTGTCGATGTGAAGGCCAGTAAAATAAAGTCTCCACAAGCGTTACTAACTGGATTGCCTGAAAAAACCAGCACATCTGCGTCATCACATAAATTTTTTAATGACATTGAAGATGTAAACACTTTGGATATGAACATTGCTACGATTGCTTTGTTCAATCGTGCATTGAACTCTCCTCCAGAAGGTGGAGGCTTTAAAGGTAGTTTGAGAGGAGGCGCACCCGCGACCACATTAATTGCTGGCAAGAGTCTAAGACAGACAATATGGTGCAATATCTTAACTAAGGAAACAGTTCAAAGAACCTATCCTGATTTTGCAGTGAACCCTGAAAATGATTTGCCAACTTGGATAGATCCAATTGTTCCAAAATCAGAATTTTACTCCTATCAAATTGGTTTTAGACGTGGTCTGTTTTGGCAGCCAGCTAAAATCAAATTAGTTGTTGGAAGTTCGAAGGTAATAGGTATTATCTCTGAAAAAATGACATATCAGTTAAGAGATGAGCCTGAGCATCGTTGGCTGCATCCACATAGTCCTAAAAAATGGAGGATAGGTAAAGATAGTCGAAAAGAAACATATCTTTCATTTACCACTACTGCACCTGCTTGGACTCAATTAACTAATATTCTGATCAAAGAGGATATGGATAAAGAAGGGCATGAACCTCCTCTAGTAATAATACAATATAGGGACATTTTTAGAGGTAAATCACTTCAACTAATTATAGGAGGTTATCGTAACAATCAAGCTAAAATAGAGCAGCGGAGGCATGAAATCATGTCTATCTCTCAAGGTTGGGATAGTAAAACTGGGCAAGAAAATATCAAGTACATCATCTCTTTAAGTTTAAGTTATAAAAGCGAATTGAGGAAAAAACTATACGGAGTAGCCAAAAAGATAGGTGGGGAGAATGGTGTAGTAGGTCTTTCAGATAGAGGACAGGATTTATTTTACCAACAATCTGAATCTTTAATTCACAGTTATATTTCTCAAATGGATTGGCAACAAGCAGACCATAAGATGTTCACTTTCAAAAAATCGTTAACCATGTTGTGTAGAAACATATTTGACCAGCTGATGTTGCCATATGAACACGATCCTAAATTTCTCAGTTCTATAGTCGTTAGCCGTGCCAGACTAAATGCATCATTAAAGGAAATAGGAGAGAATTAA
- the casB gene encoding type I-E CRISPR-associated protein Cse2/CasB → MTSFTELHQRFWETLDNGQRAEIRRASTPGDLECLPAFYHLIGYQNPGEIKQLARVAFLLPFAEKHSENAKPLGRQLNDGKISEKRIFQIVRSSSPNDLVQLRRAVQQAKLKSIDWDAFGKNLFYWGERSKKQLVQNFFIYTKEEE, encoded by the coding sequence ATGACCTCTTTTACTGAACTTCATCAACGTTTCTGGGAAACGCTGGATAATGGACAACGTGCAGAAATAAGGCGTGCTTCAACTCCTGGTGATCTGGAATGTTTGCCAGCATTTTATCATCTTATAGGATACCAAAATCCGGGGGAAATAAAACAACTGGCACGTGTAGCTTTCCTTTTACCATTTGCTGAGAAGCATAGTGAAAATGCCAAGCCTTTAGGCAGGCAACTCAACGATGGAAAAATCAGTGAGAAACGGATTTTTCAGATTGTCCGTTCAAGCTCACCAAATGATCTGGTTCAATTGCGTCGTGCTGTGCAGCAAGCCAAACTAAAGAGCATCGATTGGGATGCATTTGGTAAAAACCTGTTCTATTGGGGAGAAAGATCAAAAAAACAACTTGTTCAAAATTTCTTTATTTATACGAAAGAGGAGGAGTAA
- the cas7e gene encoding type I-E CRISPR-associated protein Cas7/Cse4/CasC: protein MNEKNYVNYHILISHSPSNLNRDDMNMQKTAVFGGVKRTRISSQSLKRAMRHSDYYKNNIGMPSERTRQLGKLTAKYVEALKDKYDESLVKSVMSLISGESEIKENTQSGAVAAWTISEVEQYCQLYQQLQEQFPNEKEFEKEWKNATDKKKLLDDKTKVKLFREALQNGQDIALSGRMATSGIMTIVDASLAVAHAITTHTVDTDIDWFTAVDDLNQETGETGSAHLDTTEFSSGVFYRYASLNLRQLQENLGDVDREQALDIAAHVLHMLATVVPSAKQNAFAAFNLADFALVSFSDQPISLANAFENPVKARGNGFMEPSINTLLEYHKTISSAYGLIDDKKALFSTKECNLETAMSMGADFSKLKEWLKDNGN from the coding sequence ATGAATGAAAAGAATTATGTCAACTACCACATTTTAATTTCGCACAGCCCATCCAATCTTAACAGGGATGACATGAACATGCAGAAAACCGCTGTATTTGGTGGCGTAAAAAGAACACGCATATCCAGTCAGAGTCTGAAGAGAGCAATGAGGCACTCTGACTATTACAAAAACAATATTGGAATGCCAAGTGAGAGAACTAGGCAATTAGGAAAATTGACTGCAAAGTATGTGGAAGCTTTGAAAGACAAGTATGATGAAAGCCTGGTCAAATCTGTTATGTCATTGATTTCTGGTGAATCAGAGATCAAGGAGAACACTCAATCTGGTGCAGTCGCAGCGTGGACTATCTCTGAAGTGGAACAATACTGTCAGTTGTATCAACAGTTACAGGAGCAATTCCCGAATGAGAAGGAATTCGAAAAGGAATGGAAAAACGCAACCGATAAAAAGAAGCTTCTGGATGATAAGACAAAAGTCAAACTGTTCCGTGAAGCACTACAAAATGGTCAGGACATTGCCTTATCCGGAAGAATGGCTACTTCAGGAATAATGACTATTGTGGATGCTTCTCTTGCAGTTGCACATGCAATCACAACACACACAGTAGATACTGACATAGATTGGTTCACAGCAGTTGATGACTTGAATCAGGAAACAGGGGAAACAGGTTCAGCTCACTTAGATACAACTGAATTTAGTTCAGGTGTATTCTATCGATATGCAAGTTTAAACCTCAGGCAGCTACAAGAAAACCTGGGTGATGTAGACCGTGAACAAGCATTGGATATTGCTGCACATGTCTTACACATGCTTGCAACTGTCGTGCCATCTGCCAAACAAAACGCTTTTGCCGCTTTTAATCTTGCAGATTTTGCACTTGTCAGTTTTAGTGATCAACCTATTTCATTAGCAAATGCTTTTGAAAATCCTGTCAAAGCAAGAGGAAATGGATTCATGGAGCCTTCTATCAACACCTTACTAGAATATCATAAAACAATCTCTAGTGCTTATGGCTTAATAGATGACAAGAAAGCTCTCTTCAGTACAAAGGAATGCAATTTAGAAACTGCAATGAGTATGGGTGCTGATTTCTCAAAGCTGAAGGAATGGTTAAAAGACAATGGAAATTAA
- the cas5e gene encoding type I-E CRISPR-associated protein Cas5/CasD, with translation MQEYLIIKLQGAMQSWGGHSFEDYRPSHIFPTRSAVVGLLGACLGIDRSDIQSRADLNASFELIVRADRRKLKTEQFGSIREKALRMQKLTDYHTVLDARKVDGSSRSDAIISYREYLYDSEFTLALGFRDDAVYTLEKVKEAIQKPYYTPVLGRRSCPIHRPLFEKIISAENVQQALDRIEPKQGTLYSEQKIAGSSPMQIRDVPIQDPVRQFATRTIYILGDEHVLQ, from the coding sequence ATGCAAGAATATTTAATAATAAAGTTGCAGGGTGCAATGCAATCCTGGGGCGGGCATTCCTTTGAAGATTATCGCCCAAGCCATATATTTCCTACTCGCAGTGCAGTTGTCGGTTTGTTAGGAGCTTGTCTGGGAATAGACAGATCCGATATTCAAAGTCGGGCAGATTTAAACGCCAGTTTTGAGCTTATTGTAAGGGCAGATCGCCGTAAGCTCAAAACAGAACAGTTTGGCAGCATCAGGGAAAAGGCATTAAGGATGCAAAAATTGACAGACTATCATACTGTCCTTGATGCCCGCAAAGTCGATGGAAGCTCACGATCTGATGCAATTATTTCTTATCGCGAATATCTGTACGATTCTGAATTCACATTAGCGTTAGGTTTTAGGGATGACGCAGTTTACACCTTGGAAAAGGTAAAGGAAGCTATTCAAAAACCATATTATACTCCAGTTCTGGGGCGTCGGTCATGTCCTATACATCGTCCTTTATTCGAAAAAATAATATCCGCTGAAAATGTCCAGCAAGCACTGGATCGGATAGAGCCAAAACAAGGCACTTTGTACAGCGAGCAAAAGATAGCAGGCTCATCACCTATGCAAATACGCGATGTTCCTATTCAAGACCCGGTGCGACAGTTTGCTACAAGAACAATATACATTTTAGGAGATGAACATGTACTTCAGTAG
- the cas6e gene encoding type I-E CRISPR-associated protein Cas6/Cse3/CasE — translation MYFSRWLLKSKRPTDPYQLHRKIWQLFPNKADDERSFLFRIENKGQYCEQIILLQSECQPDITSNELLLLNGPKEIDFDIKSENSYQFMLRANPTKKIKDKNGKPGNQGKVRVPLIEEDEIVAWLKRQLSDCAEIEDVKLIHKDLLRFHKNKKGDKHIGKIQTVTFLGVLTVTNSDLLINKIMKGLGPAKSFGCGLLTLAKT, via the coding sequence ATGTACTTCAGTAGATGGTTGCTCAAATCCAAAAGACCGACTGATCCATATCAGCTACATAGGAAAATATGGCAATTGTTTCCAAATAAGGCAGATGATGAACGGTCCTTTTTATTTCGGATTGAAAATAAGGGACAATATTGTGAGCAGATAATATTGCTACAGTCTGAATGTCAACCTGATATCACATCAAATGAACTCTTACTGTTAAATGGTCCAAAGGAAATTGACTTTGACATAAAATCCGAAAATAGTTATCAGTTTATGTTGCGGGCAAATCCAACTAAGAAAATAAAGGATAAAAATGGAAAACCAGGAAATCAAGGCAAGGTACGAGTCCCACTTATTGAAGAAGATGAGATCGTAGCATGGTTGAAAAGACAATTATCGGACTGCGCAGAAATAGAGGATGTCAAGTTAATTCACAAAGATTTGCTTCGTTTCCATAAAAATAAAAAAGGAGACAAACACATTGGGAAAATTCAGACTGTAACGTTTCTGGGTGTTCTCACAGTTACCAATTCGGACCTATTAATCAACAAAATAATGAAGGGACTTGGTCCTGCTAAATCATTTGGTTGCGGGCTTTTAACCCTTGCTAAAACCTAA
- the cas1e gene encoding type I-E CRISPR-associated endonuclease Cas1e, which produces MLPKVKPIAIKERFSLLFLERGELDVIDGAFVLVDKNGVRTQIPVGGIACLMLEPGSRVSHAAASLAARVGCLLIWVGEAGVRLYSAGQPGGARADRLLYQAKLALDDDLRRRVVRKMYDMRFNEVLPDSYSIEQMRGMEAARVKKMYQMFAQQYGIEWKGRSYDPGDWNSADVQNRCLSSATSCIYGVTEAAVLAAGYSPAVGFIHTGKPRSFVYDIADLFKFETVVPIAFRIASEKHTNYERAVRLACRDAFRETRLLKKIIPAIEEVLSAGGIDLPDAPEESWPPAIPNEGSIGDVGHRA; this is translated from the coding sequence ATGCTTCCCAAAGTCAAACCCATTGCCATAAAAGAACGTTTCTCATTACTATTCCTTGAAAGAGGCGAACTTGATGTCATAGACGGTGCTTTCGTGCTCGTGGATAAAAATGGTGTCCGTACACAGATTCCTGTTGGTGGAATTGCCTGCCTGATGCTTGAACCAGGTTCACGAGTATCTCATGCAGCAGCTTCTCTTGCAGCACGCGTTGGTTGTTTGCTGATATGGGTAGGAGAAGCCGGTGTCAGGCTTTATTCTGCAGGACAACCCGGGGGTGCACGTGCCGATAGGTTGCTGTATCAGGCAAAGCTTGCCCTTGACGACGATCTCAGGCGGAGGGTCGTCCGGAAAATGTATGATATGAGGTTCAATGAGGTATTGCCAGATAGTTACAGTATTGAACAGATGCGTGGAATGGAAGCTGCCCGCGTAAAAAAGATGTATCAGATGTTTGCTCAACAATACGGAATTGAATGGAAGGGAAGGAGCTATGATCCAGGAGATTGGAACAGTGCTGATGTCCAGAATAGGTGTCTAAGTTCTGCAACTTCATGTATATATGGTGTGACCGAAGCTGCAGTACTTGCAGCAGGATATTCTCCGGCAGTTGGATTCATACATACTGGAAAGCCACGTTCTTTTGTTTACGATATAGCTGATTTGTTCAAATTTGAGACTGTGGTTCCAATTGCTTTTAGAATTGCATCTGAAAAACATACAAATTATGAGAGGGCTGTGAGACTTGCCTGTAGGGATGCCTTTAGAGAAACCAGATTATTGAAAAAGATCATTCCAGCAATTGAAGAGGTTCTTTCTGCAGGAGGGATTGATCTACCTGATGCACCTGAAGAATCGTGGCCTCCTGCAATTCCAAACGAAGGGAGCATTGGCGATGTTGGTCATCGTGCTTGA
- the cas2e gene encoding type I-E CRISPR-associated endoribonuclease Cas2e: MLVIVLENAPDRLRGRLALWLLEVRAGVYVGDYSVKVRDMIVRNIKAGLEDGNAVIIWNYPNEAGYDFITMGENRRIPREMDGVNLISFLPDNK, encoded by the coding sequence ATGTTGGTCATCGTGCTTGAGAATGCACCCGACAGACTGCGTGGACGTCTGGCTTTGTGGCTATTGGAGGTCCGTGCAGGTGTTTATGTTGGCGATTATTCAGTAAAGGTAAGAGACATGATCGTCAGGAACATAAAAGCAGGTCTGGAAGATGGAAATGCAGTCATTATCTGGAACTATCCTAATGAAGCAGGATATGATTTTATTACAATGGGTGAAAACCGCCGGATTCCCAGAGAAATGGATGGGGTTAATTTAATATCTTTTTTACCTGATAATAAATAA